In a single window of the Arachis hypogaea cultivar Tifrunner chromosome 6, arahy.Tifrunner.gnm2.J5K5, whole genome shotgun sequence genome:
- the LOC112697163 gene encoding uncharacterized protein: MGDGKVNLPDDLFSSKPSDSKDEASAVHGTEKGIAGLLDDSKDQVSSDSSIPLSPQWLYSKPVDSKATANPVGANPTDPILKDSWRLEGSQDKKDWRRTAPDVDISRRWREEERETSLLGRRDRRKEERRTEITSTSENRSLPADRWHDGRGSGHDSRRENKWSSRWGPEDKEKDSRIEKRNDVEKEDGHAEKQSSGVSNRQGSDRDTDSRDKWRPRHRLEAQAAGVATYRAAPGFGMDKGRTEGTNVRFSPGRGRANINGNLQIGRPPLGSSVGSALVDKNRTILGKSSLGVESYYYPRGKILDIYRKQKIDPTFDSMPPELEHTSPITQLDSVEPLAFVAPAAEEEAVLKDIWNGKITSSEVSGYSFRGKDGGLNDDISGPGTALSERKQTLIDGGGKVISGIEISNDSDQIAGSSRNAVNDVATFQLGKQKHMSSAVVHGRVENSDNNNREGSITINKVVESETFDGDKGHTNHGVDSFSTSELNNNLPDAFGFSPLEQNPSINQQDLKFNENAYSYEIAAVPEELSLCYLDPQGAIQGPFLGIDIILWFEQGFFGLDLPVRLSDAPEGSPFQELGDVMPHLKGKSGFSSGTNLVAQSESSDAIQRNLKVDVPNFDFNGSAVNDDQLWSLSRPDVSACVGVQSQIRSQNYRSEVQFSDDQAFSNIVAPEEDMSLSKFAGSSNDNPLMRPVDVASSYPHPNKPVNNDVLGSDAHNESDKLHPFGLLMSELRDGTHLRRAQSSNSSLRLGDQGHFVDPLIDRDAPFADQSSIGGMINQSSLRDTWPDEYGMNRPFNPNMHVGSLEDQFMSHMGQHFNNFDAPERMILQKLQKERLQQQATVSNHFPAHLTGSDLERFPGFPHTQSKNPNIQQMMQNSGSDFERLLELQIQQRQLELQQQQDMHHQQLLQQHMKLQPQQQAQVQQMLLEQLLHQQISDPNFGQSKHDLSRDNMMDQVQLRRFLNDMQQNSHSLRHIDPSVEQIIQANMGLNTVQGRQADLSDLLLQARHGSIMPSEQQLHFQQDQLQAQHQMSMALRQQLGLEGERHFGRSWSINETGQLVRNPPTHQLGHSAGFNVSDIHNQQQRLLAQEEQLNYLGRNLPEQNQRGFFDTNPMMFERSAPISVHGRELQDRRRYMHPTDPLGSLSSHHLQSSDDIYGHHSDAFKSSLSGNNGHVENSWIDPRMQLQHLEAMRQRRELGDTIVSTDLNISASVGAHEESSAHGYMDILNQKLGLHSAQPSTVDKWHPLSSISHEKSWQVSEAGSIIHPFEIPPDQQVHINDPFLEMASSAKSNSLLNDHLANMHITEQYNNIGNTERMPLRSRSGSLLEEQSLLSGNKDTLNPNYRIPLMMGKSMEKDLLELETNKGQRHEFVGGTMSKSIPGMLDLSDQVESTMNSMELPVMAHSRHSSLSSAGGDGGSFGRDMGLNNSRADEVSSDRIASSTKQFDNAFHKRPHVSRVLSSPDVQSDQPTGSHTNPNNIMNAAAGEGRREPSGNSSMSSMMDAQASAKKEVRFRTSSFSEGAVAETSFIDMLKKPVLPEVDAHAASGGATEPSDGGFQAARSGKKKGKKGKQIDPSLLGFKVSSNRIMMGEIQRPDD, translated from the exons GCGAACCCCACTGATCCCATACTGAAAGATAGTTGGCGTTTGGAGGGTTCTCAAGACAAGAAAGATTGGAGGAGGACTGCTCCAGATGTTGACATAAGTCGTCGCTGGCGTGAGGAGGAGAGAGAAACAAGCTTGCTTGGTAGAAGGGATCGCAGAAAAGAAGAGCGTCGTACGGAGATTACGTCAACCTCAGAGAACCGATCCTTGCCTGCTGATCGCTGGCATGATGGCCGTGGTTCTGGTCATGACTCTCGGAGAGAGAACAAGTGGTCATCAAGATGGGGTCCTGAAGACAAAGAAAAGGATTCTCGAATTGAGAAAAGGAATGATGTTGAGAAGGAAGATGGTCATGCAGAGAAACAGTCTTCTGGTGTTAGCAATCGACAAGGGTCTGATCGTGACACAGATTCTCGTGATAAATGGAGACCACGTCATCGATTGGAAGCTCAAGCAGCTGGTGTGGCCACATACCGTGCTGCACCTGGATTTGGGATGGATAAAGGACGTACAGAGGGAACAAATGTGCGATTTTCACCTGGAAGAGGAAGGGCAAATATAAATGGAAATCTGCAAATTGGAAGGCCTCCCTTGGGATCTAGTGTGGGCTCTGCACTTGTGGATAAGAATAGAACTATACTGGGGAAGTCTAGCCTTGGTGTCGAGTCCTATTACTATCCCAGGGGTAAGATTCTTGACATATATCGCAAGCAAAAGATTGATCCAACTTTTGACAGTATGCCTCCTGAGTTGGAGCATACTTCACCCATAACTCAACTGGATTCTGTAGAGCCATTAGCATTTGTTGCTCCTGCTGCTGAAGAAGAG GCTGTCCTTAAGGATATATGGAATGGAAAAATTACTAGTAGTGAAGTTTCGGGATACTCATTTAGAGGAAAGGATGGAGGGTTGAATGATGATATTTCAG GTCCTGGTACAGCCTTAAGTGAAAGAAAACAAACTTTAATTGACGGTGGTGGAAAGGTTATCTCGGGAATTGAAATCTCAAATGATTCTGATCAAATTGCTGGTTCATCTAGAAATGCAGTTAATG ATGTTGCAACTTTCCAACTAGGCAAGCAGAAACATATGTCATCAGCTGTTGTGCATGGGAGAGTGGAGAATTCTGACAACAATAACAGGGAGGGAAGTATCACCATAAACAAAGTTGTTGAATCAGAAACCTTCGATGGCGATAAGGGGCATACCAATCATGGTGTTGATTCATTTTCTACATCAGAACTCAATAATAACCTGCCTGATGCATTTGGATTTTCGCCTCTTGAGCAAAATCCAAGTATTAATCAACAGGACCTGAAATTTAATGAGAATGCATATTCTTATGAAATTGCTGCTGTTCCTGAGGAGTTAAGTTTGTGCTATCTGGACCCTCAAGGGGCAATTCAAGGACCATTTCTTGGGATTGATATAATTTTGTGGTTTGAACAAGGGTTTTTTGGGTTGGACCTACCAGTTCGCTTGTCAGATGCACCTGAAGGTTCACCTTTTCAAGAACTTGGTGATGTCATGCCTCACCTGAAAGGAAAATCAGGATTCAGTTCTGGTACGAACCTGGTGGCTCAATCAGAATCATCAGATGCCATTCAAAGGAACCTAAAAGTAGATGTGCCTAATTTTGACTTCAATGGGTCAGCtgttaatgatgatcaactttggTCTTTATCCCGTCCGGATGTTAGCGCGTGTGTTGGTGTTCAGTCTCAAATACGTAGTCAAAATTATCGCTCTGAGGTCCAATTTTCTGACGATCAGGCGTTCAGTAATATTGTTGCGCCAGAGGAGG ATATGTCATTATCTAAATTTGCTGGAAGCAGCAATGACAACCCTTTGATGAGGCCTGTGGATGTTGCTTCTTCATATCCTCATCCTAACAAACCTGTCAACAATGATGTTTTGGGGAGTGATGCTCATAATGAGTCTGATAAGTTGCATCCATTTGGTTTATTGATGTCTGAACTCAGAGATGGTACTCATTTAAGGCGTGCACAATCTTCCAATAGTTCTTTGAGATTGGGCGATCAGGGTCACTTTGTAGATCCATTAATTGATCGGGATGCTCCTTTTGCTGATCAAAGCTCtattgggggaatgattaatcagTCATCTCTCCGGGATACATGGCCTGATGAATATGGGATGAATAGGCCTTTTAACCCTAATATGCATGTAGGTTCATTGGAAGACCAGTTCATGTCCCATATGGGGCAACACTTTAATAATTTTGATGCACCTGAGCGGATGATACTGCAGAAGCTGCAGAAGGAACGCTTGCAGCAGCAGGCTACTGTATCTAATCATTTTCCTGCACATCTTACTGGGTCTGATTTAGAGAGATTTCCAGGTTTTCCTCACACTCAAAGCAAAAACCCCAATATCCAGCAAATGATGCAGAACTCGGGGTCAGATTTTGAACGTCTTCTGGAACTTCAGATCCAGCAACGCCAACTTGAGCTTCAACAGCAACAAGATATGCATCATCAACAATTGCTTCAACAGCATATGAAGCTACAACCCCAGCAACAGGCCCAAGTTCAGCAAATGCTGCTTGAACAGCTTTTGCATCAACAAATCTCTGATCCCAATTTTGGGCAGTCAAAGCATGATCTTTCTAGGGATAACATGATGGATCAGGTACAATTGAGGAGATTTCTGAATGACATGCAGCAGAATTCACATTCTTTAAGACACATTGATCCATCAGTGGAACAGATTATCCAAGCAAATATGGGCCTCAATACTGTCCAAGGGAGGCAAGCTGATTTATCAGACCTTTTGTTGCAAGCGAGGCATGGGAGTATCATGCCTTCTGAGCAACAGCTTCATTTTCAGCAAGATCAGCTGCAGGCACAGCACCAGATGTCAATGGCTCTTAGACAGCAGCTAGGATTGGAAGGGGAAAGACATTTTGGTAGGTCTTGGTCAATCAATGAAACAGGGCAGTTGGTAAGAAATCCACCAACCCATCAACTGGGTCATTCAGCAGGATTTAATGTTTCAGATATCCACAACCAGCAACAGAGGCTTTTAGCACAAGAGGAGCAATTAAATTATCTAGGAAGGAATCTTCCTGAGCAGAATCAGAGAGGGTTCTTTGATACTAATCCAATGATGTTTGAGAGGTCTGCACCTATTTCTGTCCATGGAAGGGAGTTACAAGATCGTCGTCGTTATATGCACCCAACTGATCCACTGGGTTCTTTATCTTCTCACCACCTACAATCATCTGATGATATTTATGGTCATCACTCAGATGCATTCAAGAGTTCCCTCTCTGGCAACAACGGACATGTTGAGAACAGCTGGATTGACCCACGGATGCAGCTGCAACACCTTGAAGCTATGAGGCAGAGGAGGGAGTTAGGGGATACCATTGTATCAACAGATTTGAACATTTCTGCATCTGTGGGAGCTCATGAAGAGAGTTCAGCACATGGTTATATGGACATACTTAATCAAAAACTGGGCCTTCATTCTGCCCAACCTTCAACTGTTGATAAGTGGCATCCTCTTTCATCAATAAGTCATGAAAAATCTTGGCAAGTATCTGAGGCTGGCTCAATAATTCATCCTTTTGAGATTCCACCTGATCAGCAAGTCCATATTAATGATCCATTTTTAGAAATGGCTTCGAGTGCTAAATCCAATTCCCTACTGAATGATCATTTAGCCAACATGCACATTACTGAGCAATACAATAATATAGGGAATACTGAGAGAATGCCTCTTCGGTCTAGATCTGGATCATTACTGGAAGAGCAATCTCTGTTATCTGGTAATAAGGATACTTTAAATCCCAATTACAGAATTCCTCTCATGATGGGTAAATCTATGGAAAAAGATTTACTTGAGTTGGAGACAAATAAGGGGCAGAGGCATGAATTTGTAGGTGGCACAATGAGCAAGTCTATTCCTGGGATGTTAGACTTGTCCGATCAAGTGGAGAGTACGATGAATTCCATGGAACTGCCTGTTATGGCCCATAGTAGACATAGCTCACTAAGCAGTGCAG GAGGTGACGGGGGCTCATTTGGTCGTGATATGGGTTTGAATAACTCACGTGCAGATGAGGTTTCTAGTGACAG AATCGCTAGTTCAACGAAACAGTTTGATAATGCTTTCCATAAGCGACCCCATGTATCTCGTGTTTTATCCTCCCCTGATGTTCAGTCAGACCAACCAACTGGATCCCATACTAACCCGAACAATATAATGAATGCTGCAGCTGGTGAAG GACGACGAGAACCATCTGGAAATTCGTCAATGAGTAGCATGATGGATGCTCAGGCTTCTGCAAAGAAAGAAGTTCGATTTAGAACTTCTTCCTTCAGTGAAGGTGCTGTGGCGGAAACATCTTTTATAGACATGCTTAAAAAGCCTGTTCTTCCTGAGGTGGATGCACATGCAGCCAGTGGAGGTGCCACCGAGCCATCTGATGGTGGGTTCCAGGCAGCGCGAAGCGgcaagaagaaaggaaagaaagggaaGCAGATTGATCCTTCTCTACTTGGTTTCAAGGTCTCCAGCAACCGGATCATGATGGGTGAGATTCAACGCCCTGATGATTGA
- the LOC112697164 gene encoding pentatricopeptide repeat-containing protein At5g14080, producing the protein MNREAGDLAVRISRALISASSPTRHSWTPSLEHTLHALRCRHHLSPPLVSAVINPFLLRHHSLALGFFNWATNQPNFAHTPSTFHSLLSSLSNSHSQHHQNSVLSLLNQAKALNFPLHSSILRSAISSLLATNKIHNAFSMFREFSTLANELGGATCNRLLAALASAGYLDSAYKVFDEMTVRGAPLSTMGFGVFVWRVCEEGCLDRVLAVLDKVKDCCLGINGSVVAVLIVHGLCRAGRVSEALGMLGELRGKGWKPDFIAYWVVASALRRMRDVAEEVKVLKMKRKLGVAPRIGDYKDLILELVSEGRINVVKELGEIIVGANFPIDDDLLNALIGSVSSIDPGATIIFFEFMIRKGRFPTILTISNLSRNLFRHGKVDEMLEVFRVLDSHNYFKDVEGYNVMVSFLCEAGRVKEGYAVLQKMKKKRIIPNVSSYNYVMEACCKEDLLRPARKLWDEMFSCGCSGNLKTYNILIKKFSDVGQTEEGYKLFQHMLDKGLTPDHTSYTSLLEGLCYEDKLEAAFELYNKHVKQDIILARDILSSFVSSLCKKGHLMDASKLLCSLNNDIGNTEAHVVLLKCSAEAKEIPIAIEHLKWIQQKSPLMLQDICAGLLAFISSATFPEPILQLLQKIQDFNFPNKGHLKGCVP; encoded by the exons ATGAATCGGGAGGCGGGAGACCTGGCAGTTCGAATAAGCAGAGCTCTGATCTCAGCCTCCTCACCCACCCGCCACTCATGGACTCCCTCCCTGGAGCACACCCTCCATGCTCTCCGCTGCCGCCACCACCTCTCGCCTCCTCTCGTCTCCGCTGTCATCAACCCCTTCCTTCTCCGCCACCACTCCCTCGCATTGGGCTTCTTCAATTGGGCCACTAACCAGCCCAACTTCGCCCACACTCCCTCCACCTTCCACTCTCTCCTCTCCTCCCTCTCCAACTCCCACTCCCAACACCACCAAAACTCCGTTCTTTCGCTTCTCAACCAAGCCAAAGCCCTCAACTTCCCCCTCCATAGCTCCATTCTCCGCTCCGCCATTTCCTCTCTTCTTGCAACGAACAAGATTCATAATGCATTCTCTATGTTTAGGGAATTTTCTACTCTTGCCAACGAATTGGGTGGCGCCACATGTAATAGGTTACTGGCTGCACTTGCTTCTGCTGGGTACTTGGACAGTGCGTacaaggtgtttgatgaaatgactGTTAGGGGTGCCCCTTTGAGTACCATGGGTTTTGGGGTGTTTGTGTGGAGGGTTTGTGAAGAGGGTTGTTTGGATAGAGTTTTAGCTGTTTTGGATAAGGTTAAGGATTGCTGTTTGGGGATTAATGGGTCGGTTGTGGCAGTTTTGATTGTTCATGGGTTGTGTCGTGCCGGCAGGGTGTCCGAGGCCTTAGGGATGTTAGGTGAGCTGAGGGGCAAGGGATGGAAACCTGACTTCATTGCTTATTGGGTTGTTGCCTCGGCACTGCGAAGAATGCGAGATGTGGCTGAGGAAGTGAAGgttttgaagatgaagaggaagttAGGGGTGGCACCGAGGATTGGTGATTACAAGGACTTGATACTTGAATTGGTTTCTGAGGGGCGGATTAATGTGGTGAAAGAACTCGGGGAGATCATTGTTGGTGCTAATTTCCCCATTGATGATGATCTTCTCAATGCCTTAATTGGATCAGTTTCGAGTATTGATCCTGGAGCTACAATTATCTTTTTTGAGTTCATGATTCGTAAAGGGAGGTTTCCTACCATTTTGACTATTAGCAATTTGAGTAGAAATCTGTTTAGGCATGGGAAGGTAGATGAGATGTTAGAGGTGTTCCGAGTTCTGGATTCTCATAACTACTTCAAAGATGTGGAGGGTTACAATGTGATGGTGTCGTTCTTGTGCGAAGCCGGAAGAGTGAAAGAGGGCTATGCTGTTCTccaaaagatgaagaagaaacgGATCATTCCTAATGTGTCATCTTATAATTATGTGATGGAAGCGTGTTGCAAGGAGGATCTGCTGCGCCCAGCGAGGAAGCTTTGGGATGAGATGTTTTCATGTGGATGTTCTGGGAACTTGAAGACCTACAATATTCTGATAAAGAAGTTCTCTGACGTGGGACAAACTGAAGAGGGTTACAAGCTCTTTCAGCACATGTTGGACAAAGGGTTAACACCTGATCACACAAGTTACACCTCTCTTCTTGAAGGGCTTTGTTATGAGGACAAACTTGAAGCAGCTTTTGAGCTCTATAACAAGCATGTAAAACAGGACATTATCCTTGCAAGAGATATATTAAGCTCATTTGTATCATCACTATGCAAGAAAG GTCATCTTATGGATGCTTCCAAACTACTTTGCAGCCTCAATAATGATATAGGAAACACAGAGGCCCATGTAGTTTTGCTGAAATGTTCGGCTGAGGCAAAAGAAATTCCAATAGCCATTGAGCACCTGAAGTGGATTCAGCAAAAGTCACCTTTAATGTTGCAAGATATATGTGCTGGACTTTTAGCTTTTATTTCTTCTGCTACATTTCCGGAGCCAATATTACAGTTACTGCAAAAAATACAAGACTTCAATTTCCCAAATAAAGGACATCTTAAAGGATGTGTACCATAG
- the LOC112697165 gene encoding uncharacterized protein, which yields MEESINEDLPRNNNAENNSASNERSLPPASNENQSQTCSVRGKTDPAWRYVSLQNINGKPHYQCLFCLSTFGGRGINRMKKYLAKIGGDIKKYSKVPYDVKKQMEGLLKEIQKSKTSKRKVSFNEKGTNECEDAIDEAIAQEEQQTPSQLPTKEVVGGDPKKKAKTIIPPMFAPRTTPGSLRSLKSVFHNKEALHEVDKRVARWLLDCRIPFNAVMSPFFQDMLDGVAGYGPGYIGSSYDSLRVDLLADLKRECQMVVDSYRSAWKETGCTLMADGWTDQRQRTLINFLVYCSKGLCFVKSVDASSMVKNASSLCDLFSEVIEWIGLDNFVHVVTDNAANYVAAGRLISKKFENIHWSPCAAHFLNLILKDISSMPHTSSLATRASKITVFVYNHTVFLSWLRQKDNWKEVVRLGPTRFATVFLTLMSIFERKSELQQLVVDTHFIEHKLGRSANGRAVSAIILDNKFWDDCFTVCQIVSPLIKLLRFVDADDKPSLGIVYEGMLRESPDIMRALLDLVTLYCKVNNLDSVEAMKEIHLYRDRKESFNRPEAVPAAKKLQPDEWWRLFGSSAPCLQKITVRILSQVSAFSGCERNWSLFDQIHTTRRNRLEHDRLSDIVYVTYNLRLKSRKKRKQKSQYDPIDIETIDKVDFWVTEEVVEKEPDLPSNIEDLLHEIDADLDQGGGDGSTSTFYAAPFAFSGPSSGNEGDEINEANLQQIMEDFDN from the exons ATGGAAGAAAGTATCAACGAAGACCTACCTAGGAATAATAATGCTGAAAATAATTCTGCTTCGAATGAACGTTCTCTTCCTCCCGCGAGTAACGAAAATCAATCACAAACTTGTAGTGTTCGGGGGAAAACTGATCCTGCTTGGAGATACGTTTCTTTACAGAATATAAATGGAAAACCGCATTACCAATGCTTATTTTGTCTGAGTACTTTTGGGGGCAGGGGAATTAATagaatgaaaaagtatttggcgAAGATAGGTGGAGACATTAAGAAGTATTCTAAGGTACCGTATGATGTAAAAAAACAAATGGAAGGTTTATTGAAAGAGATTCAGAAAAGTAAAACTAGTAAAAGGAAAGTAAGTTTCAATGAAAAGGGTACCAATGAGTGTGAGGATGCAATTGATGAAGCAATAGCGCAAGAGGAACAACAAACTCCGAGTCAGTTACCAACTAAGGAGGTTGTTGGAGGCGAtccaaaaaagaaagcaaaaactaTTATTCCTCCTATGTTTGCACCAAGAACAACTCCGGGCAGTCTACGAAGTCTGAAAAGCGTGTTTCATAACAAAGAGGCACTTCATGAAGTTGATAAGCGAGTGGCTAGATGGCTTTTGGATTGTAGGATTCCTTTCAATGCGGTTATGTCACCTTTTTTTCAAGATATGTTGGATGGTGTAGCTGGCTATGGGCCTGGTTATATAGGTTCTTCTTATGATTCTTTAAGGGTTGACTTATTAGCCGATCTCAAAAGGGAGTGTCAAATGGTTGTTGATAGCTATAGGTCTGCTTGGAAAGAAACTGGATGTACTCTCATGGCTGATGGTTGGACAGATCAAAGGCAAAGAACGTTGattaattttttggtttattgTTCGAAAGGGTTGTGCTTTGTGAAATCTGTTGATGCCTCAAGTATGGTTAAAAATGCTTCTAGCTTGTGTGACTTGTTTTCAGAGGTGATTGAATGGATTGGACTTGATAATTTTGTTCATGTAGTAACCGATAATGCTGCGAATTATGTTGCTGCTGGTAGGCTTATtagtaagaaatttgaaaatattcaCTGGTCACCTTGTGCTGCACATTTCTTGAATCTTATTCTAAAAGATATAAGCAGCATGCCACATACTTCTAGTCTTGCAACACGTGCTTCGAAGATTACTGTGTTTGTATATAATCATACGGTGTTCTTGTCCTGGCTAAGACAAAAAGATAATTGGAAGGAGGTTGTTCGTCTAGGTCCAACTCGTTTTGCCACTGTCTTCCTCACATTGATGAGTATCTTTGAGCGCAAATCGGAATTACAACAATTGGTTGTTGATACACACTTTATCGAACACAAATTAGGAAGGAGTGCTAATGGTAGAGCTGTGAGTGCAATTATCCTAGACAATAAATTTTGGGATGATTGTTTTACTGTATGCCAAATTGTGAGTCCGTTGATTAAATTGCTGAGGTTTGTAGATGCCGATGATAAACCATCATTGGGAATTGTTTATGAAGGTATGCTGAG AGAATCACCTGATATCATGCGAGCTTTACTTGATCTTGTTACATTGTATTGCAAGGTTAATAATTTAGATTCAGTTGAGGCAATGAAAGAAATACACTTATATAGAGATCGAAAGGAAAGCTTTAATAGGCCTGAAGCTGTTCCAGCTGCAAAAAAACTTCAACCTG ATGAATGGTGGAGGTTGTTTGGTAGTTCTGCTCCATGTTTACAAAAAATTACAGTTCGCATTCTTAGCCAAGTATCTGCTTTTTCAGGGTGTGAAAGGAATTGGAGTCTTTTTGATCAAATTCATACAACAAGAAGGAATAGATTGGAGCATGATAGGCTAAGTGATATTGtgtatgttacatataatttgcgTCTTAAATCCAG aaaaaaaagaaagcaaaagtcgCAATATGATCCAATCGATATTGAAACTATTGATAAGGTTGATTTTTGGGTGACGGAAGAGGTTGTTGAAAAAGAGCCTGATCTTCCAAGTAATATTGAAGACTTGCTTC ATGAGATTGATGCTGATTTAGATCAAGGTGGTGGTGATGGTAGTACTAGTACATTTTATGCTGCACCATTTGCTTTTTCTGGTCCAAGTAGTGGAAATGAAGGTGATGAAATCAATGAGGCAAATCTGCAGCAAATTATGGAGGATTTTGATAATTGA